In Gimesia benthica, a single window of DNA contains:
- a CDS encoding Gfo/Idh/MocA family protein, which yields MSVHQITRREALQTTAALGAGLWLGTSTQPTRAAANEKLNVAVIGVGGRGAANLSGVGKTENIVALCDVDDKRAGKAYERYSKAKKYADYRRMLDDMENQIDAVVVSTPDHTHFHPSMIAMTMGKHLYCEKPMAHSVWEVREMTKLAARNKLATQLGMQRHALSNMHRAVELIKSGSIGDVSEVYSWISSSRGMPPEPVKEVPPPKTLDWDLWIGPGKFRPYAVNSKGEGVLAPYNWRFWWDYGTGETGNWGCHILDIPFWALDLKYPTHVDASGPKRDAERTPTEMLTSFDFPANDKRGPIKLHWSQERGGPAILKEKGLNLKGANTLFIGSKGMLLTGFGSLKLFPEKSFANFKAPEQFIPDSPGFYKEWIEACKGGEPATCNFDYSGPLSETVLLGNTAYRAGGGFDWDASTLTAKGNDNANQYLHSQFRKGWEEFTS from the coding sequence ATGTCCGTCCATCAGATTACCCGTCGCGAAGCGCTGCAGACGACTGCTGCCCTGGGAGCCGGCCTCTGGCTGGGAACGTCGACGCAACCGACGCGGGCCGCCGCGAATGAGAAGCTGAATGTCGCGGTGATTGGCGTCGGAGGACGAGGGGCAGCGAACCTCAGCGGCGTCGGCAAGACGGAAAACATTGTCGCGCTGTGTGATGTCGACGACAAGCGGGCGGGCAAAGCCTATGAGCGATATTCCAAAGCGAAAAAATACGCCGACTACCGGCGGATGCTGGACGACATGGAAAACCAGATCGACGCCGTCGTTGTCAGCACGCCCGACCATACGCACTTTCATCCTTCGATGATCGCGATGACGATGGGCAAGCATCTCTACTGTGAGAAGCCGATGGCGCATTCGGTGTGGGAAGTCCGCGAGATGACGAAACTGGCGGCGCGGAACAAACTGGCGACACAGTTGGGAATGCAGCGGCATGCGTTGTCGAACATGCACCGGGCCGTGGAACTGATCAAGTCGGGATCGATCGGCGATGTGAGCGAAGTTTACAGCTGGATCAGTTCCAGTCGCGGAATGCCTCCCGAACCGGTCAAGGAAGTTCCGCCGCCGAAAACTCTCGACTGGGATCTGTGGATCGGTCCGGGGAAGTTTCGTCCGTACGCGGTCAATTCCAAGGGAGAGGGCGTGCTGGCACCTTACAACTGGCGGTTCTGGTGGGATTACGGCACCGGGGAGACCGGCAACTGGGGCTGCCACATTCTGGACATTCCGTTCTGGGCCCTCGATCTGAAATATCCGACGCACGTGGATGCCTCGGGACCGAAACGGGATGCTGAGCGGACGCCGACCGAAATGCTGACCAGTTTCGACTTCCCGGCCAACGACAAACGGGGACCGATCAAGCTGCACTGGTCACAGGAACGGGGCGGCCCGGCGATCCTGAAAGAGAAGGGGCTCAATCTGAAAGGGGCCAACACGCTGTTTATCGGCTCCAAGGGGATGCTGCTGACCGGCTTCGGTTCGCTGAAACTGTTCCCCGAAAAATCGTTCGCGAACTTTAAAGCCCCCGAACAGTTCATTCCCGATTCACCCGGGTTCTATAAGGAATGGATCGAAGCCTGCAAGGGGGGCGAACCGGCCACCTGCAACTTTGATTATTCAGGACCGCTGTCCGAAACCGTGCTGCTGGGCAACACCGCCTACCGCGCGGGCGGCGGCTTCGACTGGGATGCCTCGACGCTGACCGCGAAGGGGAATGACAACGCGAACCAGTATCTCCACTCGCAATTCCGCAAGGGGTGGGAAGAGTTTACGAGTTAG
- a CDS encoding acetylxylan esterase, producing the protein MHPRFLKHIVSSCLTLALLLSLSASAEAADKYELKVVTDRPDAIYKTGETAKFLISLTKNGKPVSGEKVSFTVDNFIGGASGFPQGSKTLGEEPTEVEVTSDKPGFLRCVVKAGAPVNQTKIAGAGFSPEKIELSKPAPEDFDQFWTNQIAKLEEVPMDPKLTPVKQKDAKVEAFDVQVNCLGGAPVSGYFGKPKDAKAKSLPAILWVHGAGVRSSSLTNAVKGANNGMLSMDINAHGLPNGKPAQYYKDLAAGKLKGYRHEGRESRETVYFRGMFLRLVRAIDFLTAQPEWDGKTVIVIGHSQGGGQALAAGGLDDRVTFIATGVPAICDHSGRAAGRINGWPKLVETGADGKPNPTQLKAASYVDAVNFATRAKADAIMSVGFIDSVCPPSSCYAAYNQLSGKKQIINKPLMGHAAPADIHKAFFDAVLKHVEEQAKK; encoded by the coding sequence ATGCATCCAAGATTTCTGAAACATATCGTCTCGTCCTGCCTGACCCTGGCGCTGCTGCTCTCACTGTCTGCTTCTGCTGAAGCTGCGGACAAATACGAATTGAAGGTGGTCACCGATCGCCCCGATGCGATCTACAAGACTGGAGAGACGGCGAAGTTTCTGATTTCGCTGACGAAGAATGGCAAACCGGTCTCAGGTGAGAAGGTGAGCTTTACCGTGGATAATTTCATCGGCGGGGCTTCCGGTTTCCCTCAAGGGAGCAAGACACTGGGTGAAGAACCGACCGAGGTAGAAGTCACATCGGACAAGCCTGGCTTTCTACGGTGTGTGGTCAAAGCGGGTGCGCCGGTGAATCAGACTAAAATTGCGGGAGCAGGGTTCTCGCCGGAAAAGATCGAACTCAGCAAGCCGGCCCCGGAAGACTTCGACCAGTTCTGGACGAATCAGATCGCGAAACTCGAAGAGGTTCCCATGGATCCGAAACTGACGCCGGTCAAGCAGAAGGACGCCAAGGTTGAAGCGTTCGACGTGCAGGTGAACTGCCTGGGTGGTGCTCCGGTCTCCGGTTATTTTGGGAAGCCGAAGGATGCAAAGGCGAAGAGCCTGCCGGCGATTCTGTGGGTGCATGGGGCCGGTGTAAGGAGTTCGTCGCTGACGAATGCCGTCAAAGGGGCAAACAACGGAATGCTGTCGATGGACATCAACGCACATGGGCTGCCGAACGGGAAGCCGGCTCAATACTACAAAGACCTGGCGGCCGGTAAACTGAAGGGCTATCGGCACGAGGGACGCGAGAGCCGCGAGACGGTTTACTTCCGCGGGATGTTCCTGCGTCTGGTACGGGCGATTGATTTTCTGACCGCGCAACCGGAGTGGGACGGGAAGACCGTGATTGTCATTGGCCACAGCCAGGGAGGCGGCCAGGCACTGGCAGCCGGCGGTCTGGATGACCGGGTGACATTCATCGCCACGGGGGTCCCTGCGATCTGCGATCATTCAGGACGTGCTGCCGGACGGATTAACGGCTGGCCCAAGCTGGTCGAAACCGGCGCGGACGGCAAACCCAATCCCACGCAGTTGAAAGCAGCGTCGTACGTGGACGCGGTCAACTTCGCCACGCGGGCGAAAGCGGATGCGATTATGAGTGTGGGCTTTATCGACAGCGTCTGTCCGCCGTCGAGCTGTTACGCGGCTTATAACCAGCTGAGCGGTAAGAAGCAGATCATCAACAAACCCCTGATGGGCCACGCCGCCCCGGCGGATATTCACAAGGCGTTCTTTGATGCCGTGCTGAAGCATGTGGAGGAGCAGGCTAAGAAGTAA
- a CDS encoding CocE/NonD family hydrolase, which yields MKRSHVLAVCFCLFVAPCLYAAETPSVTSETIMVPMRDGVLLATDVYRDPQLKQAPVLLMRTPYNKDRVKKIAERYAAAGFITVVQDCRGKFQSEGIFYPYDHEGRDGYDAIEWLGKQPWCNGRIGMWGASYVGATQWLAANERPPGLVTIAPMATFSSFYRNLYLGGAMRLSLITRWASGNSQKPEGAEVTTDWRKTLLHLPMSEIDEQIGWSIPWLEGMLTHPEHNGYWNRTELTDEIVDLKLPMQHIVGSYDFFSRETVGNFVRMQQQALDPKTRRQQQLILGPWDHGSIGRAQVGEVDFGQNAVMDKAGENLQWFERYLKAGSENDSAVEVPVRYFSMGDNVWREAQTWPPQGFCETPFYLHSAGNANTGGGDGTLTYCPPTDAETADIFQADPADPAPACPVTDKRPLIAATWAPVDQRPIEKREDVLVYTSGAFTEPLRFAGNARAKLFVSADTPDADWVVKLIDVHPDGFAQNLAVGILRGRFRDSELEPTPLQPGQVYEITVDLGPIAAQIGAGHKLRVDICGAYFPLFDRNPNTGEGPFGKGTKVATEKVYHDAVRPSQIILPCRY from the coding sequence ATGAAACGCTCGCATGTCCTGGCTGTCTGTTTCTGTCTGTTCGTCGCGCCCTGCCTTTACGCCGCGGAGACGCCTTCCGTCACGTCAGAGACCATCATGGTGCCGATGCGGGACGGCGTGCTGCTGGCGACCGACGTCTATCGTGATCCGCAACTCAAACAGGCGCCGGTGCTGCTGATGCGGACGCCTTACAATAAGGACCGCGTGAAAAAGATCGCGGAGCGTTATGCGGCTGCGGGTTTTATCACCGTCGTGCAGGACTGCCGGGGTAAGTTTCAGTCGGAGGGGATCTTCTATCCTTACGACCATGAAGGGCGTGACGGCTACGATGCGATCGAGTGGCTGGGCAAGCAGCCGTGGTGCAACGGACGGATCGGCATGTGGGGGGCATCCTATGTGGGAGCGACCCAGTGGCTGGCGGCGAACGAGCGTCCGCCGGGACTGGTCACGATCGCACCGATGGCGACCTTCAGCAGTTTTTATCGCAACCTGTATCTGGGTGGCGCGATGCGGCTCTCGCTGATTACGCGGTGGGCCTCGGGGAATTCCCAAAAACCGGAGGGGGCCGAAGTCACCACCGACTGGCGGAAGACGCTGTTGCATCTGCCGATGAGTGAGATCGACGAACAGATCGGCTGGTCGATCCCCTGGCTGGAGGGAATGCTGACTCATCCGGAGCATAACGGCTACTGGAACCGGACCGAACTGACGGATGAAATCGTCGACCTGAAACTGCCAATGCAGCATATCGTGGGGTCTTACGATTTCTTCTCGCGGGAAACCGTGGGGAATTTTGTACGGATGCAGCAACAGGCTCTCGATCCGAAAACACGTCGACAGCAACAGCTGATTCTGGGGCCCTGGGATCATGGTTCGATCGGCCGCGCCCAGGTTGGTGAGGTGGACTTTGGTCAGAACGCGGTCATGGATAAGGCGGGGGAGAATCTGCAGTGGTTCGAACGTTATCTGAAAGCGGGGTCCGAGAACGACTCTGCGGTTGAGGTCCCCGTACGTTATTTCTCGATGGGGGATAACGTCTGGCGGGAAGCACAGACGTGGCCGCCCCAAGGGTTTTGTGAAACACCGTTCTATCTGCATTCTGCGGGGAACGCGAATACAGGTGGCGGAGACGGTACGCTGACTTACTGTCCGCCGACGGATGCGGAAACTGCGGATATATTCCAAGCGGATCCGGCAGATCCCGCACCGGCCTGCCCGGTGACGGACAAGCGTCCGTTGATCGCGGCGACCTGGGCTCCCGTCGATCAGCGCCCGATTGAGAAGCGGGAGGACGTGCTGGTGTATACGTCCGGTGCGTTTACGGAGCCACTGCGGTTTGCCGGCAATGCGCGGGCGAAGCTGTTCGTCTCAGCCGACACCCCCGATGCGGACTGGGTGGTGAAACTGATCGACGTGCATCCGGACGGGTTCGCACAGAACCTGGCGGTGGGAATTCTCCGCGGCCGGTTTCGCGATTCGGAACTAGAGCCAACACCTTTGCAGCCGGGGCAGGTGTATGAGATCACGGTCGACCTGGGACCGATTGCCGCCCAGATCGGCGCGGGGCACAAGTTGCGGGTGGATATCTGCGGTGCGTATTTTCCGCTGTTCGATCGAAATCCGAATACGGGAGAAGGTCCGTTCGGCAAGGGGACCAAAGTGGCGACCGAGAAGGTGTATCACGATGCGGTCCGGCCGTCACAGATTATTTTGCCGTGTCGGTATTGA
- a CDS encoding phytanoyl-CoA dioxygenase family protein, which translates to MDVSFTNSREEVAAAKRVETDWAALSTGQQIRSLEVDGYVVLPDLLSAEQIVGIRAELTRLPTQGTDYSEHQRGFSGVQWTDSPNAISVIALPAMIAFLERLFGDELICTSCTYAVSQPGHPGIAIHTDAQPYGSKIFGLGASSPCLVRVLYYLDDLTPEHSPFKVIPGSHLSLHADGNPYRRYLSHEDEVLVTCRAGSAVIINQKVFHANYPNFSDTDRHLLAIAYRPAWAGPIGEVPDYDPKQVQTLPENIRPLFRSLNTQKIDYDLPNRPDNMARSAPGISPRRYE; encoded by the coding sequence ATGGACGTATCTTTTACCAATTCGCGTGAGGAAGTCGCTGCGGCGAAGCGGGTTGAAACGGACTGGGCGGCATTGAGTACAGGACAGCAGATTCGTTCGCTGGAGGTGGATGGGTATGTTGTCCTGCCGGACCTGTTGTCGGCAGAGCAGATTGTGGGGATCCGTGCAGAGCTGACGCGACTACCGACGCAGGGAACCGACTACAGTGAGCATCAGCGAGGATTCAGCGGTGTGCAGTGGACTGACTCGCCGAATGCGATCTCGGTGATTGCGCTGCCGGCGATGATTGCGTTTCTGGAGCGGCTGTTCGGGGATGAGCTGATCTGTACGTCGTGTACCTACGCGGTTTCACAGCCGGGGCATCCGGGAATCGCCATTCATACGGACGCGCAGCCTTATGGTTCGAAAATCTTCGGGCTGGGTGCCAGTTCGCCCTGCCTGGTGCGGGTGCTGTATTACCTGGATGATCTGACGCCTGAACACAGCCCGTTCAAAGTGATTCCCGGTTCGCATCTTTCACTGCACGCGGACGGCAACCCATATCGGCGTTACCTGTCGCATGAAGATGAAGTGCTGGTGACCTGCCGGGCGGGCTCGGCGGTGATCATCAACCAGAAAGTATTCCACGCCAATTATCCCAATTTTAGCGATACCGACCGGCACCTGCTGGCGATTGCCTATCGCCCGGCGTGGGCGGGGCCGATTGGAGAAGTGCCCGATTATGATCCGAAGCAGGTACAGACGTTGCCCGAAAACATACGACCGCTGTTTCGCAGCCTGAATACGCAGAAGATCGACTATGATCTGCCGAACCGGCCTGACAACATGGCACGGTCTGCGCCGGGGATCAGTCCGCGGCGGTATGAGTGA